In Juglans regia cultivar Chandler chromosome 5, Walnut 2.0, whole genome shotgun sequence, the following are encoded in one genomic region:
- the LOC109007335 gene encoding 3'-5' exoribonuclease 1-like: protein MITMALEHKETTQNLSESYMGCLKRKELPYNLRYPRNLSGGFSDSKDETSNRSGAGFIKPDSSLNSPCFAPVNEGHFRPMLQQDFHVWSAFHPNVQKARQNQFYALEGCFSPMSSQCYLPDFRFQEFQYFVVIDFEATCDKEKKPFPQEIIEFPSVLVNSMTGQLEDCFQIYVRPTYNQNLSDFCKELTGIEQTQVDKGVVLSEALLMHDKWLEEKGIKHTNFAVVTWTNWDCRVMLESECQFKKIRKPQYFNRWINLKVPFHEMFGAARCNLKEAVQRAGLAWEGRAHCGLDDAKNTARLLAHIMHRGFRFTITDSLMWQSADCSLATQQFLDPQSGFAQHSVRIKHPSLPFIYFRPVQVDPSKESKEQGMFCFCGVKSSKQVVQKPGPKHGSFFFGCGNWTAARGARCSYFKWATS, encoded by the exons ATGATCACGATGGCCCTTGAACACAAAG AAACAACGCAGAATTTATCTGAGTCATACATGGGATGCCTCAAGAGGAAGGAGTTACCTTACAATCTACGATATCCGCGGAATCTCTCGGGAGGGTTCTCTGATTCTAAAGATGAAACCAGTAACCGCTCGGGAGCTGGTTTCATTAAACCTGACAGCTCACTCAATAGCCCATGTTTTGCGCCTGTTAATGAAGGTCATTTTAGACCAATGCTTCAACAAGACTTTCATGTTTGGTCTGCATTTCATCCCAACGTCCAGAAGGCACGACAGAACCAGTTTTATGCACTTGAAGGCTGTTTTTCTCCTATGTCATCACAATGTTACCTACCGGATTTTCGATTCCAAGAATTCCAATATTTCGTTGTCATAGACTTTGAGGCAACATGTGACAAGGAGAAGAAGCCTTTCCCTCAAGAGATTATTGAATTCCCATCTGTATTAGTAAACAGTATGACTGGCCAACTGGAAgattgttttcaaatttatgtGCGGCCTACATACAATCAAAATCTAAGTGACTTCTGCAAGGAGCTTACTGGCATCGAGCAAACCCAG GTGGACAAAGGTGTTGTCCTGAGTGAAGCTCTGCTTATGCATGATAAGTGGCTTGAAGAAAAAGGGATTAAACATACCAACTTTGCTGTGGTGACATGGACAAATTGGGATTGTCGAGTAATGTTGGAATCTGAATGCCAATTTAAAAAGATCAGGAAACCACAGTACTTCAACAG ATGGATCAACCTGAAGGTTCCATTTCATGAGATGTTTGGTGCAGCCAGATGCAACCTAAAAGAAGCTGTTCAGCGGGCTGGCCTGGCTTGGGAAGGTCGTGCTCACTGTGGCCTAGATGATGCTAAGAACACTGCCCGTCTGCTCGCCCATATAATGCACCGTGGATTTAGGTTCACTATTACTGACTCACTGATGTGGCAGTCCGCAGATTGCTCCTTGGCAACACAGCAGTTCCTGGATCCTCAGTCTGGCTTTGCCCAGCATTCCGTCAGGATTAAGCACCCATCACTGCCTTTTATCTACTTCCGCCCTGTCCAGGTTGATCCCAGTAAAGAATCTAAAGAGCAAGGAATGTTCTGCTTTTGTGGGGTGAAAAGTAGCAAACAAGTGGTTCAGAAACCCGGACCAAAGCATGGGAGCTTCTTCTTTGGGTGCGGTAATTGGACTGCTGCTAGAGGTGCCCGATGTTCATATTTCAAATGGGCCACCTCTTGA